The genomic region GCTTTCGATATAATGTGCTCGACGGCGTCCATCCTGAACCTATGTGTGATCAGTGTGGACAGGTACTGGGCAATCTCCAGCCCTTTCCGCTACGAGCGCAAGATGAGCCGCCGCCTGGCACTGCTGGTGATCGGCCTGACCTGGGCATTCTCCCTCCTCATCTCCTTCATCCCGGTACAACTGAACTGGCACAGCAGCCAGCCCCGAGAGGGGGCTCCAGCAAACAGCAGCGCTGCCACCCTGCCAGACAACTGCGACTCCAGCCTGAACAGGACTTATGCCATCTCCTCCTCACTGGTCAGCTTCTACATCCCCGTGGCCATCATGCTGGTCACCTACACCCGCATCTACAGGATCGCCCAGATCCAGATCCGGAGGATCGCTTCACTGGAGAGAGCAGCAGAACATGCCCAGAGCTGCCAGCGGAGCAAACTGGACTCTCAGCAGCAGCACATTCAGCACCACAGCATCCTGAAGAGCTCCTTCAAGAAGGAGACCAAGGTGTTAAAAACTCTCTCCATCATCATGGGGGTTTTCGTCTGTTGCTGGCTGCCTTTCTTCATCCTCAACTGCCTGGTCCCTTTCTGTGACCGCAGCTCCCCGGCCTCCGCCTCCAGCTTGTCCTGTGTCAGTGAGAGCACCTTCGATATCTTCGTGTGGTTCGGCTGGGCAAACTCCACCCTCAACCCGGTCGTCTACGCTTTCAACGCGGAGTTTCGCAAAGCTTTCTCCAGCCTCCTGGGCTGCCACATCTGGTGCTCCAGCAACCAGGTGGAGACAGTTAACATCAGCAACGAGCTGGTGTCCTATAACCAGGACACGGCCTTCCACAAGGAGATCGTTACCGCCTATGTCAACATGATCCCCAACGTCGTGGACAGTGTTGACCAGGTCTTCGATAGGGTGTCACAGATCTCCGCCGCGAACGAACTCGCCACCTATTCGGTTTCTGAGATGGACTGCGACGCAGACTTGTCTTTAGATAAAATCACCCCCTTTACTCCGAATGGTTTGCATTGATAAGAAGAGAAAAACCGAGCCGTTTTCGGCGACTCCATGCCCAGTCACACCTTGTCAAATTAATTCTGATCTATCGATTGGATTGGAAAGCAAACAGCTTCAGAGCAGAATAAATCACTCGACTTTGGACGTTTTAATGAGCAAAGTCCATCGATTCAAATGGCAAGCCAGACTGTAATTTACAGGGAAATATAAAACCATCGTGAACCCTAAAGAAGCGAGAAGTTGTCCATACTGGGAGACAAAAAAAATGTAAATTGCTTTTCACAAATCTTTTCAACCAATTAACGAAACAATTTTCAAATCCAGGTAATTTGGGTGAGCTGACACATGGGTAATTGATGCCAGGTTTTTACTGTCTGTTGTGCTTTCGTTGCCTCTACATTTTACTCATGGCCATTTCTTTACACAAAGGTTGACGGATCAAAGACTGGCGACAGTACAGGACGCTGTGTACTAGCGGCACACTGGCCAGAACCGCCGCCTACTCTCCTCCTGCAAACTCGCTGCTCAA from Heterodontus francisci isolate sHetFra1 chromosome 1, sHetFra1.hap1, whole genome shotgun sequence harbors:
- the drd5a gene encoding D(1B) dopamine receptor; this translates as MPNRTLDEEPTSAKKELAIRVLTGSLLSLLILFTLLGNALVCAAVVRFRHLRTKVTNIFIVSLAVSDLLVAVLVMPWKAVAEVAGYWPFGPFCNVWVAFDIMCSTASILNLCVISVDRYWAISSPFRYERKMSRRLALLVIGLTWAFSLLISFIPVQLNWHSSQPREGAPANSSAATLPDNCDSSLNRTYAISSSLVSFYIPVAIMLVTYTRIYRIAQIQIRRIASLERAAEHAQSCQRSKLDSQQQHIQHHSILKSSFKKETKVLKTLSIIMGVFVCCWLPFFILNCLVPFCDRSSPASASSLSCVSESTFDIFVWFGWANSTLNPVVYAFNAEFRKAFSSLLGCHIWCSSNQVETVNISNELVSYNQDTAFHKEIVTAYVNMIPNVVDSVDQVFDRVSQISAANELATYSVSEMDCDADLSLDKITPFTPNGLH